In a genomic window of Nitrospirota bacterium:
- a CDS encoding polysaccharide deacetylase family protein — translation MTASERVKFTIKVVISHILYALGLLQLWQSITLKRRAVILMYHRVLTLEERARSGSHPAIMVDRETFSEQMAVVKRRFKVLSLEEFADRMSRKIPFDDSSCLITFDDGWTDNFTNALPILRKYELPAVVFLPVNFIGRNRLFWQEALVHLLVLAVMTARKDPARETRLRDLIDPIGLGEIFDVCHDDPRPHVIEATSKNRKGLTPSVVEATLKKLRIELRVENGDSTGIDSFMNWEQVDTMSRQGIEFGGHGAEHRLLSQMPIAEAREDIQLSKEVIDLRLKCGTPTFSYPRGYWNPEVAGLVKASGFRLAFLAQGRSVSCDDNPFALQRINICQAATESMPMFLARVVGLF, via the coding sequence ATGACGGCGAGCGAGCGAGTCAAGTTCACGATTAAAGTGGTCATCTCCCACATCTTATATGCCCTGGGTCTATTACAGCTGTGGCAGTCGATAACGCTTAAGCGCCGTGCAGTGATTCTCATGTATCACCGCGTCTTGACTCTGGAGGAACGTGCCCGTAGCGGTTCGCATCCTGCCATCATGGTTGATCGGGAGACATTTTCCGAGCAGATGGCTGTAGTGAAGCGCCGGTTCAAGGTGCTCTCGCTCGAAGAATTTGCGGATCGAATGAGCCGCAAAATTCCATTTGATGATTCGTCCTGCTTGATCACGTTCGACGACGGATGGACGGATAACTTTACCAATGCGCTGCCGATTCTTCGAAAGTATGAGCTGCCGGCGGTGGTGTTTCTCCCCGTCAACTTCATCGGTAGGAACCGGCTTTTTTGGCAAGAAGCGCTTGTGCATCTTCTTGTACTGGCTGTGATGACGGCGAGAAAGGATCCCGCCAGGGAGACGAGGCTCCGCGACCTGATCGATCCCATCGGTCTCGGAGAGATATTCGATGTGTGCCATGACGATCCAAGGCCTCACGTTATTGAGGCAACCAGTAAGAATAGAAAAGGGTTGACTCCTTCTGTGGTAGAGGCAACATTAAAAAAACTGAGAATTGAGCTGCGTGTCGAGAACGGAGATAGCACGGGGATAGACAGTTTTATGAATTGGGAGCAGGTCGATACGATGTCGCGGCAAGGGATCGAGTTTGGGGGGCATGGCGCCGAACATCGTCTGCTTAGCCAGATGCCGATTGCGGAGGCTCGTGAAGATATTCAGCTTTCGAAGGAGGTTATTGACCTGAGGCTCAAATGTGGTACTCCTACCTTCAGTTACCCGAGGGGCTATTGGAATCCCGAGGTGGCGGGATTAGTCAAGGCATCTGGTTTCCGTCTGGCCTTTCTCGCCCAAGGGAGAAGTGTCAGCTGTGACGACAATCCCTTTGCTCTTCAGCGGATCAATATTTGTCAAGCCGCAACTGAAAGTATGCCGATGTTTCTCGCTCGTGTGGTGGGGTTATTTTGA
- a CDS encoding VanZ family protein — protein MLSVLLILPNVVAGTLSKVWLQFPGLDKPTHFFAFMAVFLMAYGVMRGRAWPDQEWEKLCVAVGLSLLISVADEAQQALLGMGRTAEYGDLVADAAGVLVGLTLVTAGRLGMGRTIAIVVLLLLPVAAVTSQTYHDLKHFNRGMVYEREHDYQRARAEYMLAVESGFQSPELYNTIAWLDIEFLGADPVQAERYAEQAIRMDPDNPDILDTYGWVLVRAGRVHDGLVFLERAKTLNPHIYCIDLHLGEAYREMGDEVRAMEYLKRQIERNPTDRFGRSARVALDKLEGNAG, from the coding sequence ATGCTGTCCGTGTTGTTGATATTGCCGAACGTTGTGGCGGGAACGCTCTCGAAGGTATGGCTCCAGTTTCCTGGCCTGGATAAACCGACTCATTTTTTTGCATTCATGGCGGTGTTCTTGATGGCATATGGTGTGATGCGCGGTCGCGCGTGGCCAGATCAAGAATGGGAGAAGTTGTGTGTCGCGGTAGGTCTTTCCCTTCTCATCTCAGTAGCGGATGAGGCGCAACAGGCTCTGCTTGGTATGGGGCGGACGGCAGAATACGGCGATCTGGTGGCAGATGCTGCTGGCGTATTGGTCGGGCTGACGTTGGTCACGGCAGGGCGATTGGGCATGGGCCGTACTATTGCGATTGTGGTGCTCCTTCTTTTGCCGGTCGCCGCAGTGACCTCGCAGACGTACCATGATCTCAAACACTTCAATCGTGGAATGGTGTATGAACGGGAGCACGACTACCAGCGAGCCAGGGCGGAATACATGCTGGCAGTAGAAAGCGGTTTTCAGTCCCCGGAGCTGTACAATACGATCGCATGGTTGGACATTGAGTTTCTGGGGGCGGATCCGGTCCAGGCGGAACGGTATGCCGAACAGGCTATCCGGATGGATCCGGACAATCCAGACATTCTCGACACCTACGGGTGGGTTTTAGTCCGGGCAGGCCGAGTTCATGATGGGCTAGTGTTCCTTGAACGGGCCAAAACATTGAACCCGCATATTTACTGCATCGATCTCCACCTGGGCGAGGCCTATCGCGAGATGGGTGACGAGGTTCGAGCGATGGAGTATCTTAAGCGCCAAATTGAACGGAATCCAACGGATCGCTTTGGGCGCTCCGCTCGTGTGGCGTTAGACAAACTGGAAGGGAATGCCGGATGA
- a CDS encoding GNAT family N-acetyltransferase has protein sequence MDWYGYEVDVLTRVDDMRSMAAAWDVLAERFGSPLLGADWFLACAMTLCAESDLRIVVVRSKDAICAVAPLVVVRRGGVEWLELLGVSVLYEPGGFLYDGVESLQHLVRKIISLRMPTVLARIPAESPIEATFRELTRYRGVVLSRKTADAAYVCITGGWEDYFRSISGQRRYDYQRKRKRMERLGQVVVRVECPSSRADLPHLLEEAFRIEGAGWKARSGSALLANERVRTFIAAYSEMACDRGALRVCFLEVQGEAIATILGIQDAQRFWVLKIGYDEEWARCSPGIQLTMETIRYAFEQGLEAYEFLGSEELWQAMWPRHRHILTSLALYPTSLHGFLSLSGDFHQFAMRRAQQMFRSFVKGTDRHVAE, from the coding sequence ATGGATTGGTATGGTTACGAAGTGGATGTGCTCACTCGGGTTGACGACATGCGAAGCATGGCGGCTGCCTGGGATGTCCTTGCCGAGCGATTTGGCAGTCCTCTCCTGGGCGCGGACTGGTTTCTCGCCTGTGCGATGACTCTGTGCGCCGAATCCGATCTTCGAATCGTGGTGGTGCGCTCGAAGGATGCGATATGTGCTGTGGCGCCACTTGTCGTCGTCAGACGCGGTGGGGTTGAGTGGTTGGAATTGCTCGGGGTGTCGGTGCTCTACGAACCTGGCGGATTTCTCTATGACGGGGTAGAGTCGCTTCAGCATTTAGTCCGAAAAATAATCAGTCTTCGAATGCCGACGGTACTTGCCAGGATTCCCGCTGAGTCTCCGATTGAAGCCACGTTTCGTGAGCTGACTCGCTATCGCGGAGTGGTTCTCAGTCGAAAGACCGCGGATGCTGCGTACGTCTGCATCACGGGAGGCTGGGAGGACTATTTTCGATCGATTTCAGGGCAACGCCGCTACGACTATCAGCGAAAGCGCAAGCGAATGGAGCGGCTAGGCCAGGTGGTTGTCAGGGTCGAGTGTCCGAGCTCCCGAGCTGACCTTCCGCATTTGCTTGAGGAAGCCTTTAGAATTGAAGGGGCCGGTTGGAAAGCACGATCAGGTTCTGCGCTTCTTGCCAACGAGCGCGTGCGAACGTTCATTGCCGCGTACAGTGAGATGGCCTGTGATCGCGGGGCGCTTCGTGTCTGTTTCCTGGAGGTGCAGGGGGAGGCGATCGCCACGATCCTCGGTATTCAAGACGCACAAAGGTTTTGGGTGCTCAAAATTGGGTATGACGAGGAATGGGCTCGATGTTCTCCCGGGATTCAGCTGACGATGGAGACTATCCGTTACGCATTCGAGCAAGGACTTGAGGCCTATGAGTTTCTCGGGTCCGAGGAGCTATGGCAGGCTATGTGGCCACGCCATCGCCATATCTTGACCTCATTGGCGCTGTACCCGACGTCCCTCCATGGGTTCCTGAGCCTCAGTGGAGATTTTCATCAATTCGCTATGAGGCGTGCACAGCAGATGTTCAGGAGTTTCGTAAAGGGGACGGATAGGCATGTCGCTGAGTAA
- a CDS encoding GNAT family N-acetyltransferase — translation MVLAEIHRGRAMLRQLKEDWDRLVEHGNNQPSTSFEWTAALMESHVQESDDLVFIVLRRRNTVIGIVPLVLRPMKQLGQTFITAFPVSELSNTHSDLLIEEVSEPVLTAFVDALYCLDLRWDVFNMTRLLEGEPLGELWCRILRQRRKAFELTNEQPSFFLRLDQTFEGYLRRRSSSFRNALKRTERKLMSHGRLEIRNQGDFTGIDEAYQVLLSIEQRSWKQTHGTSIAAVSRQTVFYRYLCERTFQRNWLHLRFLFLDDRPIAYNLGLIVNDTYFYLKTSYDYAERPLSPSTFLRAKLVEELIGRGVRQFDFPAEPYEWESQWTDEMRWHRSLTLFAPSAKGFACRVYRRARAFLRASDCHQVEYVNPRDTKSQIS, via the coding sequence ATGGTCCTGGCAGAAATTCATCGCGGCCGAGCCATGCTCCGCCAGTTGAAGGAGGATTGGGATCGTCTCGTCGAGCATGGAAATAATCAGCCATCGACCTCCTTCGAATGGACGGCGGCACTCATGGAGTCTCACGTTCAAGAAAGCGATGATCTGGTATTTATCGTCTTGAGGCGTCGCAACACCGTTATCGGAATTGTTCCGTTGGTGTTGCGGCCGATGAAACAGCTGGGGCAGACATTTATCACGGCTTTTCCCGTTTCTGAGCTGTCAAATACGCATAGTGATTTGCTGATCGAAGAGGTGTCAGAACCAGTTTTAACCGCTTTCGTTGATGCGCTCTATTGTCTGGATCTTCGTTGGGACGTGTTTAATATGACACGGCTTTTGGAGGGGGAACCGCTTGGCGAGTTATGGTGCAGAATTTTGCGCCAACGTCGGAAAGCCTTCGAGCTCACGAACGAGCAACCGTCTTTTTTTTTAAGGCTGGATCAAACGTTCGAAGGATACCTCCGGCGGCGATCGAGCAGCTTCCGGAATGCCCTGAAACGAACCGAGCGAAAGCTGATGAGTCATGGGCGTCTAGAAATTCGGAATCAGGGAGATTTTACTGGCATCGATGAAGCCTATCAGGTGCTCCTTTCCATCGAGCAGCGATCGTGGAAACAGACCCATGGCACTTCCATTGCCGCTGTGTCTCGCCAAACGGTCTTCTATCGGTATCTCTGCGAACGGACATTCCAACGGAACTGGCTTCATCTAAGGTTTCTCTTTCTCGACGATCGGCCGATTGCCTACAATCTTGGGCTCATCGTGAACGACACATACTTTTATTTAAAGACGAGTTATGACTACGCAGAGCGGCCGCTGAGTCCTTCTACGTTTCTTCGGGCCAAACTTGTAGAGGAGCTTATCGGGCGGGGAGTAAGGCAGTTCGACTTTCCTGCTGAGCCGTATGAATGGGAGAGTCAGTGGACCGACGAGATGCGCTGGCATCGGTCGCTTACCCTATTTGCCCCTTCTGCCAAGGGTTTTGCGTGCCGTGTGTATCGAAGGGCCAGAGCGTTTCTTCGAGCGAGTGATTGTCATCAGGTGGAGTACGTCAATCCCCGGGACACCAAGTCTCAGATTTCATAG